One genomic segment of Mytilus trossulus isolate FHL-02 chromosome 4, PNRI_Mtr1.1.1.hap1, whole genome shotgun sequence includes these proteins:
- the LOC134716095 gene encoding L-seryl-tRNA(Sec) kinase-like isoform X2: MIRQTWKEYREEIGFCIDHLLNKEISLENLTQPPPGVSDALWEKFYAIVRRQITSAESVVIVLDDNMYYTSMRHKYFQIARKYTCGFCQLYLACNIQTALERNVKRSQPITEDVIVAMATKIEPPNRQINSWETNSIVINTESNIESHLPRIMSLVNTAMLNPIQPLEETDPMITAESRQICSSNVIHQSDQILRKIVSHKMSNLKGIAEEKSTLQQLSKKYIDVRKTCLDKIKSGQVSFPVAVDEPNVSCDINSELYQQILRLFEQLLKEIT, translated from the exons ACTTGGAAAGAATACAGGGAGGAAATAGGTTTTTGTATTGACCATCttttaaacaaagaaatatcCTTGGAAAATTTAACCCAGCCGCCACCTGGTGTTAGTGATGCATTATGGGAAAAGTTTTATGCTATTGTTAGAAGGCAGATAACTTCAGCAGAATCTGTTGTCATTGTACTAGATGACAACATGTATTACACAAGTATGAGACACAAGTATTTCCAAATAGCTAGAAAGT ATACCTGTGGATTTTGTCAGCTCTATCTAGCTTGTAATATACAAACAGCTCTGGAAAGGAATGTGAAACGTAGTCAGCCAATAACAGAAGATGTAATTGTAGCTATGGCAACTAAAATAGAGCCACCTAATAGACAAATCAATAGTTGGGAAACTAACAGTATAGTTATAAATACTGAATCAAACATAGAAAG TCATTTACCGAGGATAATGTCATTGGTGAATACAGCAATGTTAAATCCAATTCAACCATTAGAGGAAACTGATCCAATGATAACAGCAGAGAGCCGTCAGATCTGTTCAAGTAACGTCATCCACCAATCAGATCAGATCTTAAGAAAGATTGTTAGtcataaaatgtcaaatttaaaag GCATTGCAGAAGAAAAGTCAACATTACAACAACTGTCAAAGAAATACATAGATGTAAGAAAGACCTGCTTGGATAAGATAAAAAGTGGCCAAGTTTCATTTCCTGTGGCTGTGGACGAGCCAAATGTGTCATGTGATATAAACAGTGAACTGTACCAACAGATTCTTAGATTGTTTGAACAGTTGTTGAAAGAAATAActtga